In bacterium, the following proteins share a genomic window:
- a CDS encoding DUF3047 domain-containing protein, translated as MKYCKIFLAGAILFCASERGASQSLPNSASKQYYLVLQNWLRDSVKVKSQLESFVTTPLDDLFDWNEITRRAFAENWVNLSGSWQKRYTQAVRKCIMKTTASRLPELRAYLHEKNIRWEEESINKDKAKTGFHFVRDNAIEKISLRLLFSGETWKVYDVRTENFRLIRDVLSAFDDLISNGFSHEYVEAVIVNDTAFTIDNFNANEDGDYPKLWGWRKKDDDYIRANKRLYFIQKENEDAFLSSETSDASVALVKPFSYHIKEYPYLSWRWRLREFSAGRETDRFQTQITEVVVIFYQNWLGAPVTLHYVWDPTASPCATIRKEGFMFDSYAKVIRTESTPSDAWFIENVNPFEDYGRIFGEDPPEQIIGIYLSTESDSGQAVSKIDFDDFVVRKATNLPSCSK; from the coding sequence ATGAAATACTGTAAAATTTTTCTGGCAGGTGCAATCCTATTCTGCGCTTCCGAAAGAGGAGCCTCTCAATCATTACCCAATTCGGCTTCAAAACAATATTATCTCGTTTTACAAAATTGGTTGCGAGACAGTGTGAAAGTAAAAAGTCAACTTGAATCATTTGTCACTACTCCATTGGACGACCTATTTGATTGGAATGAAATAACGCGGCGGGCCTTTGCAGAAAATTGGGTAAATTTATCCGGTTCATGGCAAAAGCGGTATACTCAAGCGGTACGAAAATGTATTATGAAAACGACCGCATCCCGTTTACCCGAATTACGCGCGTACCTCCATGAGAAAAATATTCGATGGGAGGAGGAATCGATTAATAAAGACAAAGCAAAAACAGGTTTTCACTTCGTTCGAGATAACGCCATTGAAAAAATAAGCCTTCGATTGCTGTTCTCCGGAGAAACATGGAAAGTGTACGACGTACGAACGGAAAACTTCCGGCTGATCAGAGATGTATTGAGCGCATTCGATGATCTGATCTCAAATGGCTTCAGCCACGAATACGTCGAAGCCGTAATAGTAAATGATACCGCGTTTACAATTGATAACTTCAATGCTAATGAAGACGGAGATTACCCGAAACTGTGGGGATGGCGAAAAAAAGACGACGATTATATACGCGCTAACAAGAGGCTTTATTTTATTCAAAAAGAAAACGAGGACGCGTTTTTATCTTCAGAGACGAGCGACGCTTCTGTTGCACTAGTCAAACCATTCAGCTACCATATAAAAGAATACCCGTATTTGTCGTGGCGGTGGCGATTAAGAGAATTTTCTGCGGGCCGGGAAACCGATCGTTTTCAAACGCAGATAACTGAAGTAGTGGTCATCTTCTATCAAAATTGGCTCGGCGCACCCGTCACACTCCACTATGTCTGGGATCCCACGGCGTCTCCGTGTGCGACGATCCGAAAAGAAGGTTTCATGTTTGATTCTTATGCAAAGGTCATTCGTACTGAATCCACTCCGTCCGATGCATGGTTTATAGAAAACGTGAACCCTTTTGAGGACTACGGGAGGATTTTCGGAGAAGATCCTCCGGAACAAATTATCGGTATATATCTTAGTACAGAATCCGATTCGGGTCAAGCCGTTTCAAAGATAGATTTTGACGATTTTGTAGTTAGAAAAGCAACAAATCTGCCGTCTTGTTCGAAATAA
- a CDS encoding UDP-2,3-diacylglucosamine diphosphatase has protein sequence MTSTKEKIYFISDIHLGTSDTMMEHTKYRMLKSFFDHIQNDARELYILGDYFDFWFEYKHAIPKQCVLGIHLLMQLIDHGVSVHYLSGNHDHWVHDFFKKNLGITVYPASRTVELDNKTIFLYHGDGISDLDKSYRIMKVFLRNKLNVLLYRWLHPDLGIPLANTMSSISKNQDRDYKKYINDPSIHSFLQKKFSEGVDIIIMGHHHQPKEELFAGKKYINLGDWIHHFTYGEWSHDTVLLKKWTEHEIL, from the coding sequence ATGACATCAACAAAAGAAAAAATTTATTTCATTTCCGATATACATTTAGGTACTTCCGACACCATGATGGAGCATACCAAATACCGCATGCTCAAATCTTTTTTTGATCATATACAAAACGATGCGCGTGAATTGTATATTCTCGGCGATTATTTTGATTTTTGGTTTGAATACAAGCATGCGATCCCCAAACAATGCGTACTGGGCATACACTTGCTGATGCAGCTGATAGATCACGGAGTTTCAGTTCACTATCTCAGCGGCAATCACGATCATTGGGTCCATGATTTTTTTAAAAAAAACCTCGGCATAACGGTATACCCTGCCTCCCGCACGGTGGAATTGGATAATAAAACAATATTTCTTTATCACGGCGACGGCATATCGGATCTGGACAAATCTTATCGAATTATGAAAGTTTTTCTTAGAAACAAATTGAATGTCCTGTTGTATCGATGGCTGCATCCTGATCTTGGAATTCCTCTGGCAAATACCATGTCCAGCATAAGCAAGAATCAAGACCGGGATTACAAGAAGTATATTAATGATCCGAGTATCCATTCCTTTCTACAAAAAAAATTCAGTGAAGGCGTTGATATTATTATCATGGGACATCATCATCAGCCGAAAGAAGAACTCTTTGCAGGAAAGAAATATATTAACTTAGGTGACTGGATACATCATTTTACCTACGGCGAATGGTCGCATGACACTGTACTACTAAAAAAATGGACCGAACATGAAATACTGTAA